AGTGTAGTTCTGTTGGGGAAGGATATAAGGCATGTATGTgttctctccctgctcctggATCCACACCTCATACTTTACCTCTCTGACCTTCAGGTATTTCAGATTCCACGGAATCTGCCAGGAAACTGTGAGTTTAGCCTCATTACTGGTTTGTACTGAGGTCTGACACTGAGCTTCTCTGACTCGGCCTGGGTGTACTGTGCTGGCCGGCTTTGACTTCTTCAAGCTGGGCTTTGACTTCATGCCCTCTTTGAGGACTTCCAGGAAGGAAGGGATGTCTACCAACGTGTCTTGGTAGATCCGGAAGAGCCACTCTGGGTTACGGCAGCACAGGTGCCTGGGGACATCTTTGCTCGCCAGTATTCGCTCTTGTTCTTCCTTCTCCAAGTGAGCAATGCCCCCTTGTTCCCAGGGTCTGTCTGGGTGGGTGATGGTGTTCTCCTCCTTAGTGTTCCTCCAGGAGACATAGTGAAGGTCCATGCCTGGAAGGGAGGTGAGGGTTTTATACGGAGTGTACTGCTCTGGGTTGACAGCAAAGGGGAACAGCtccaccacagcagctcctctgggGAGGAAGAGTGAGGTGATAAGCTGAGCTCCATGCATACTGACTAAAATGGTAGCACCACTGATCACCTGGACAATACTGGGGAAAGTCTGTTCCTCCAGGGATACCGTGACCACTCTCATCTGGAACTCCTGGGCCAGCGCCATGATTAGCTCCGCTTCATTCAGTATCAGCCTTGTTGTTGAACGACTAAACACAACAATGTATCcatctttcttctctttctccttctcatCTTCAGCACTTGCTCCatccttctccacctcctccacccttgTGATGTTCATTTTCTCCATCAGAGCTCTGGCAAACTGCCGGATCTCGTTTCCTGAGACCAACATGTTGGCTTTGGGCCCCTGTGGCTGGACAAAACCGTACTGGTACCAGGTGGTCATCTTGGACAAGCCAACATAAGATTTTGTAAAACACATGAGCTTGCCAAAGTTTCTAAGCTGTTCTTTGAGCAGTGGCTGCTTGCTGCTAAGAAGTCGGTAGAGGTCAAAGTGTGGGCCTTCACCCCAGCCCTCCATAAAAACCAAACGAGCCTCATCATCCAAGTCTGAATACTGTTTCATAGTATAGAAGGCTGGGAGCAGATCATCATGGAACACATGCATTAGGTTGTCTGGATTGAACCGGTTTAGGATTAGCGTCACATCAGGTACAAACACTGGCTTGGGCATAAACTTTAAAGTAGCAGCTGGGAGCTCTAAAAAGTTGAAGTACTGGGTGTTGTGATCCTCTACTGAGGACAAGTCCAACAAGGCAGGTTGGAAGCGCCTAGACCCCAGGTTAGGCAACATGACAGAGGAATTAGAGTGAAAGAACACAAACTCTTCTGCCTCGGAGCAGTAGCATAAATAGTCAAAGCGGCAGATGCGGTCGGTGTGCATCTTGCCGGTGCAGACCATGCGTGTGCCATGTTCCTGAAGAGCCTGTAGGGCTACATGGTAGTCGATACGAGCCTGTGAGAGCTCCTGGGACTGCCTTGTCATGTGCAGCTCTTCCTCCAGCAGAGCAGCATGCTCACTCAGCTTTGAATACTTCCAAAGCAAAGCTGCAACTACAGAGACCAGCAGCCCATTAAGGAGAGCACCCATGCTCATCCTGCAGCCTGCCACTGAAGCCCGCATCATTGCTGTTCCTGAGGACCCTCCTCCCAACTCCAACTGGCCTCCGACCTCAGAGGCAGGCGACGAGACATCCGCCACCAGGTAACAGCTTAGGAAATGGGGAAGAGGAAGCAAAAGAGGGTGAAGCAGGGTTTGGAGGAGGGTAGGACAGGGCGAGGTGAGGT
This window of the Pagrus major chromosome 18, Pma_NU_1.0 genome carries:
- the pomgnt2 gene encoding protein O-linked-mannose beta-1,4-N-acetylglucosaminyltransferase 2, with amino-acid sequence MMRASVAGCRMSMGALLNGLLVSVVAALLWKYSKLSEHAALLEEELHMTRQSQELSQARIDYHVALQALQEHGTRMVCTGKMHTDRICRFDYLCYCSEAEEFVFFHSNSSVMLPNLGSRRFQPALLDLSSVEDHNTQYFNFLELPAATLKFMPKPVFVPDVTLILNRFNPDNLMHVFHDDLLPAFYTMKQYSDLDDEARLVFMEGWGEGPHFDLYRLLSSKQPLLKEQLRNFGKLMCFTKSYVGLSKMTTWYQYGFVQPQGPKANMLVSGNEIRQFARALMEKMNITRVEEVEKDGASAEDEKEKEKKDGYIVVFSRSTTRLILNEAELIMALAQEFQMRVVTVSLEEQTFPSIVQVISGATILVSMHGAQLITSLFLPRGAAVVELFPFAVNPEQYTPYKTLTSLPGMDLHYVSWRNTKEENTITHPDRPWEQGGIAHLEKEEQERILASKDVPRHLCCRNPEWLFRIYQDTLVDIPSFLEVLKEGMKSKPSLKKSKPASTVHPGRVREAQCQTSVQTSNEAKLTVSWQIPWNLKYLKVREVKYEVWIQEQGENTYMPYILPQQNYTFSDNIKPFTTYLVWVRCIFNKNLLGPFADVLMCRT